In the genome of Populus nigra chromosome 9, ddPopNigr1.1, whole genome shotgun sequence, one region contains:
- the LOC133703035 gene encoding syntaxin-61-like, whose translation MSSAQDPFYIVKEEIQESIDKLQSSFHQWERISCDMGDQVHLTKELLAACESIEWQVDELDKAISVAGRDPSWYGIDEAELEKRRRWTSTARNQVGNVKKAVVAGREVNISGTASVSGMRRELMRMPNSQQADKSNQYTQDNDDFIQSESDRQLLLIKQQDEELDELSITIGRVGGVGLTIHEELLAQEKIIDDLGMEMDSTSNRLDFVQKKVAMVMKKASAKGQLLMILFLVVLFIILFVLVFLT comes from the exons ATGTCATCAGCGCAAGACCCGTTTTATATTGTGAAAGAGGAGATTCAAGAATCT ATTGACAAGTTGCAATCTTCTTTTCACCAATGGGAACGGATTTCTTGTGATATGGGAGACCAAGTGCATCTTACAAAGGAGCTGCTTGCTGCTTGTGAGAGCATTGAGTGGCAg GTGGATGAATTGGACAAAGCAATTTCTGTAGCAGGTAGAGATCCTTCTTGGTATGGCATTGATGAAGCAGAACTTGAAAAACGGAGGAGATGGACCAGCACTGCTCGCAATCAG GTGGGCAATGTGAAGAAAGCAGTAGTAGCTGGAAGAGAGGTGAATATTAGTGGAACTGCTAGTGTGAGTGGGATGCGCAGAGAATTAATGAGGATGCCTAATTCTCAACAGGCTGACAAATCCAACCAGTATACTCAAGATAATGATGATTTTATACAATCAGAATCAGATAGACAATTGCTTCTTATAAA GCAACAGGATGAGGAGTTGGATGAGCTCAGTATAACCATCGGGAGAGTTGGAGGTGTTGGCCTTACCATACATGAAGAGCTCCTTGCACAG GAAAAGATCATAGATGATTTGGGTATGGAAATGGACAGTACATCGAATCGACTTGATTTTGTTCAG AAAAAAGTTGCCATGGTCATGAAGAAGGCCAGTGCAAAGGGGCAACTTTTGATGATATTGTTTTTGGTAGTTTTGTTCATCATCTTATTTGTTCTGGTCTTTCTGACCTAA
- the LOC133702975 gene encoding OPA3-like protein has translation MVLPLLKLGTLALKTLSKPLASRIKQQAAFHPKFRQFIVNIAQANHRITTRTQRRIYGHATDVEIRPLNEEKAVQAAVDLIGEVFVFTVAGAAVIFEVQRSAKSEARKEEKRKQELEAMKQRDEDLAREVELLKHKLQEIEQLAKGRGLGGIFQLKHSAAEEGKAAKS, from the exons ATGGTGCTGCCATTATTGAAGTTAGGGACATTAGCCTTGAAAACATTGAGTAAACCATTGGCCAGCAGGATCAAACAACAGGCTGCTTTTCACCCCAAGTTTCGTCAGTTCATCGTCAACATTGCTCAG GCTAATcatcggattacaacaagaacGCAAAGAAGAATATATGGTCATGCAACTGATGTTGAGATAAGACCCTTGAATGAAGAAAAAGCTGTCCAGGCTGCTGTTGATCTTATTGGGGAAGTCTTCGTTTTCAcg GTGGCAGGAGCTGCTGTGATTTTTGAGGTGCAGAGAAGTGCTAAATCAGAAGCCAGAAAAGAGGAAAAGCGAAAGCAAGAATTGGAG GCAATGAAGCAAAGAGATGAAGACTTGGCAAGAGAAGTGGAACTTTTAAAGCACAAACTACAAGAAATTGAGCAGCTTGCCAAGGGACGAGGACTTGGTGGTATTTTCCAGCTCAAACATTCAGCTGCAGAAGAAGGAAAAGCAGCAAAATCATAG